The Spirulina subsalsa PCC 9445 region CACGACCGAAGCTCAAATTAAACGCCATCCTCAACGAGTGAAAGCCTTCCTTGATGCTTCCTTAAAAGGCTGGGCTTATGCCCTCGAACACCCGGAGGAAATGATTGAGCTAATCTATACAGAATATAGTCCCCGCCACAGTCGGGCGCATCTGAGATATGAAGCAGAAGCCAGCAAGCGCCTCATTTTATCCGATGTCGTAGAAATCGGCTATATGAACCCCGGACGCTGGAACTATATTCTGCAAATCTATCATGATCTCGGATTTGCCACGCGCTATAGTTCACTAGCCGGATTTATCTATGAGCGCTATCCTCAACCTAACCTCACCTGGGTTTATTTCATCTTCATCACTATTTCGAGCATTTTAGGGTTTGTATCTTGGATTGCCTTACGCTTTTATCAACTCAATCATCGCATTCGACAGGAAGTAGCGGAACGAATGCAGACCGAAAATAGTTTACGGGCTTTAGAAAAAAGATATCGTTTCTTAGTTGAAAGCTCTCCTTTCCCTATTGTGATTTCTCAATTTGAAACGGGCGAAATTGCCTATCTTAATCCTAAAGCATCTCGAATTTTTAAAGTTAGACGAAATCAGGCAATTGGTTATCTAACTGAAGATTTTTATGTTCAACCAGATGATCGAAATATTATTCTTAAAGCGTTAAAAAAACAAGGTTTTATTCAAGATTTTGAAACCCAATTATTTAACTCAAAAGGAGAGATTTTTTGGGCAAATATATCCGGTACGTTAATTAACTTTGATGGAACTCTTTCGATATTTATTACCTTAATTGATATTACTCAACACAAACACCTAGAAGACCAATTATCTCGACTGGCGATGACGGACGAATTAACCGGACTTTATAACCGTCGCTATTTTTTTCAACGGGGGCGTGAAGAAGTGAACAATGCTATTACCCATGATGTCGCTCTACTATTACTAGACATTGACTTTTTCAAAAAAGTTAATGATACATTTGGTCATGATATTGGAGATTTAGTCTTACAATCTGTTGCACATTTGCTCAAATCTCAAGCCACACCTCATGACATTCTAGGGAGATTAGGGGGGGAAGAATTTGCCCTTTTACTCCCACAAACTAGCCTACAAGACGCGACCTATCGGGCTAAAACTATTTGTGAGATCATCGCCCAAGAAAAAATTCCAATACAGTGTAGTTTTATCCAGATTACGGTGAGTATTGGAGTCGCTACAACTTCCCCTCAAGATTTAGACATTCGGGAACTATTCAAACAAGCAGATTTAGCGTTGTATAAAGCCAAGAATTCAGGGCGTAATTGTGTCGTTCAATTATCACGAGTCGAGAGTCCAGACTGAATGGCATAAATCAGATCATCACTATTCCAAGGTTTAGCAAGATAGGAATGTAGTTCAGCTTCTTCTCGGGCGCGTTCAATGGCACTTTGATCCGCTTGACCCGTCAAGAGAATTTTAACCACTTTCGGATATTTTTGGTGAACTTGAATCAAAAATTCATCCCCTTTAATGCCGGGCATCAACCAATCAGAAACAATAACAATCACATCTGCTCCTTCACTGCGATATTCTTCAATAATTTCTAAAGCTTCATTGGCACTTTCTGCCATTTCGTATAAATAAGTGTCTTGAAAAGCATTTCTGAGTTGAATTTTCAAACTATTTAAAACAACTGCCTCATCATCAACACACAAAATAATAGGTTTAGTCATAATTTGGAATACTCCTAGATGTCAGCATGAATGGGTAAGGTGATAATAAACTCTGTTCCTTCCCCTAGGGAAGAAACAAAATCCAGATGTCCATTATGATTATCCTCAATAATTTGTTTGACGATTGACAAGCCAATCCCTGTTCCTTTGCCTAAAGGCTTGGTGGTGAATAAATATTCTAACGCTTTTTTCTGTACTTCTTCAGGCATTCCCCCAGCATTGTCTTTAATCCGGATTTCTAGTTGATTTGTGTCGGGATGTAAGGTGGTCGTGATCAGGATTTCGTCTGGGGTGGTGGGGATGGCATCGGATTCCCTGTTTTGATGGCGTTCGTCAAAGGCATCAATGGCATTGGCGAGTAAGTTCATAAATACTTGGTTAATTTGACTAGGAAAACAAGTAATACTCGCTTTTTCTGAAAGGTTTTGAGTAATAATAATCTCTGGGCGCTTTGGAGTGCCTTTAATGCGATTTTTTAAAATAGATAGGGTACTTTCTAACCCTTTATTGATATCAAATTTAATTTTTTGTTGTTTATAATCTGAACGAGAGAAGATTCGCATAGAAGAGCTAATATGTTCTAGTAGTTTCGCCCCCTGCTGCATAGAATGAATCAGTTCTGGCAAATCTTGGAGAATATACTCTAAATCAATTTCTTCCATGTAATCCTGAATTTCAGGAATGGGTTGTGGGTAATTGTTTTGATAAAGTTTAAAAAGAGCAAGTAAATCAGAACAATAGTTTTTGATATAAAACAGGTTGCCAGTAATGCTGGCAACGGGATTATTAATTTCATGGGCAACTCCGGCAACTAATTGCCCCAGACTGGACATTTTTTCTTGTTGAATCAGTTGGACTTGGGTTGTGGTTAATATTTTCTCTTTTTCTTGTAGTTTTTGGATTAAATAAGCTTGTTCAGTGTTGAGTTTTTCTAAGGTCTGATTCATTTTAGTCAGTTGTTGGTTTTGCTGAATCAGCTTTTCATCTTGCCAGTAACGATTGAGGGCTTCTTGAACGGTCAGAATGAGGTCGGCAGTTTCCCAAGGTTTGGACATATAGCGATATAAATTAGCATATTGAATCGCATAGGCAACTCCTTCTAAATTAGCCTGACCTGTTAACATAATTTTGCGAGTCCGGGGGGATAAGTTATGAATTTTATGCAGGAGTTTATCCCCGGTAATATCGGGCATGGTGTAGTCACAAATGACGAGGGGAATGATATGTTGATCCTCCAGTAATTCTGTGACTACTTCAAGGGCTTCTGTCCCGGATTCAGCCGTTTCGATGAAGTAATCCTGATTGAGTGACTTCTTGAGTTGAATCCTTAAACTATCTACAATAGTGTGATCATCATCAATGCAGAGGATTACAGGTTTAGGCATAGGATTATTCTCCTTGATCTAGGGGAATCATCACCTGAAATGTGGTGTTCCCCGGAACTGATGTGACGTTAATCATCCCTTGGTGTTTGTCTATGATCTTTTTAACAATATCTAAGCCTAATCCACTCCCTTCTCCGGAGGATTTGGTGGTAAAAAAGGGTTGGAAGATTTTGTCTTGGATTTCTGGGGGGATGCCTTTGCCATTGTCGGTAATGTTGACTTGAATATGGCGATCGCGCACTCCCACCTCCAACGTCAGGATTCCCTTATACTCCATAGCTTGCAGGGCGTTGTGAATCAGGTTAGTCCAAACTTGATTCAGTTCATCAGGATAGCAGAGAATCTCGGGGATTTCTTCGTATTTCTGCACCACTTCTACCCCATGTTTTAACTGATTATGATACAGAGTCAGAACGGTATCTAAACCTTCAATAATATTGGCTTTCAACAGTTCCCCTTTATAGTCATGGCGGGCATAGGTTTTGAGGGCAAAGACTACTTTAGCCGCCCGTTCTGTAGCCGTAACAATGGTTTGGGTGCTACGTTGTAAGCTAGAAATTTGATAGGACATTTCTAAGAGATGATCTTGTTTAGGATCTTGTAACATCTTGATCAAGGATTCGATATTATCGTAAATCCCAATGTCCACTAAGGTATCGGCAATACTATCACTGTTGGGAATATTATGCTCTTCTAGTTGTGCCATCAGTTGACGACGGATTTTCCGTTTTTCTTTGCTGGTAATAGCAAAGGGTTGTTGATTGGTTCGTTCAAGGAGTAGTAAAAACTGTTGTTGATGATCTGGACTCAAATTTTGGAAAAATTGAGGTATATCTAAGAGGTGACGTTTCAAAAAATCATCAATGTTTTCAATGGAGGAACGAATCGCCCCGAGGGGAGTATTAATTTCGTGGGCAATCCCGGCGACTAATTGCCCCAAAGCCGCCATTTTTTCCGATTGAACGAGTTGCGCTTGAGTGTTTTGGAGGTTGGTTAGGGTGATACTCAGTTCTTCTTTTTGTTCCCCTAATGCCTTATTCACTTGACGTAAATCTTGAAACTGTTGGGCGAGTTTGTCGGCCATATCTTGGAAGTTTGTCACCAAGGAGGCAATTTCTACTACAGGACTATCCGGCAGGCTGAAATTTTGGTCTGAGGCCAGTTTATCGGGCAGGTTTGAGGTTTCAGTGGCCAGATGACTGAGGGGATTAACGAGGGTGCGACTAACGAGGGTAGAACTGAGCAGGGCGATCGCAAAAATGCCCAACAGTACACCCAAACTTACCACATACTGGTATTGCAGCACATCTATATAACTGCGTGCTGGCACAAAGGTAAACAACGTCCAAGGAATATCTTCCCCGATTTGCATCGTTTTGAAATAAAACGACCGGGAATTCCGTGTCATAATGGGTAAGGATTCTTTCGTTAACCACTGAGAAAGTCCCGAATCTAAGGTAATGATTTCTCCCTCATCCAGTGCTACTAAAGTCTCATCCTCTGGGTAAGAAGCAATCACTTCTCCTGTCGGTTTACGCAGAATAAACTGAATAGCATCACTGGCTAAAACATTATTCAGTTGTTCCCCGAGTGTTTCTTGCTCAACAAGACCTACGACACAAGAGTTCGCCGAGAGTGGATTATCCCCCACCTTCAGGAACAATTCAGATGTCTCTGGATTAAAGCGAATATTCGGTAAAGTTTCGCAATTTAAACCCCTTGCACCATCATTGACTACTTCAATCGATTTAAAATCAGCAAAATAGGGGCTATTTAAATCACTTACATCTCCATTTTGAATATTTTCCCAAACAGCATTTAAAACCCCTGATTTCGTCTCATACCAATCAAAAATCAAATTAGAGATTACAACTTTCTGGGTATCAATGCGATCTTGAACATTCTCCTGCATGGATTTATAGGTATTATCCGCCGTCCAAGTAATTAACAGCAAGGCCGGCACAACGACAAAGGCAAACAGTAAGTTAAACAGGACATTCTGAAAGGAGAGGCTATATCCACCACGCACCCAGTTTTTTTTCTTATCTAATGCTTCAATGACACTAATAATAAAAATGGCAATTAAAGCGTTAAAGATGCCATTCAGTGGCTGTTTAAACAAAATCATTAACGCCGAAACTGTTCCCAAATCCATGACAATGTGGTAAAATACCCAGACTAAGGGCATCCCCACTAAAAGCCAAAATAAACCCGTTAAAGTCAGTAAATTTTGTTTATTGCGTCGCCAAAAATAACCGACTACAACTGTTTCTAACGTGAAAATAATCACCGCATAGGGATGTCCCCAAGCAACCCATGTTTTTAAACTGGTCAGGAAACTAACAGCCCCTCCAATGGGAACCCCA contains the following coding sequences:
- a CDS encoding diguanylate cyclase, giving the protein MLKHRFALFLSGAIAFGVAVLLCLLPGFPSSPHTTLAKSPSPPPLETVTLQLKWRHQFQFAGYYAAKAQGYYEQAGLDVQMQEMPENTPPVEVVLNGEAEFGIAGSDLVLLRNQGYPVVALAAIYQHSPSVIIARRQPNLDHIHDLIGKRVMIRDHAVELIAYLKSEGIALDQFIQVPHSFTPLSLINGRVDAMSGYSTDEPFFLEQVNIPHIIFNPRAGGIDFYGDTLFTTEAQIKRHPQRVKAFLDASLKGWAYALEHPEEMIELIYTEYSPRHSRAHLRYEAEASKRLILSDVVEIGYMNPGRWNYILQIYHDLGFATRYSSLAGFIYERYPQPNLTWVYFIFITISSILGFVSWIALRFYQLNHRIRQEVAERMQTENSLRALEKRYRFLVESSPFPIVISQFETGEIAYLNPKASRIFKVRRNQAIGYLTEDFYVQPDDRNIILKALKKQGFIQDFETQLFNSKGEIFWANISGTLINFDGTLSIFITLIDITQHKHLEDQLSRLAMTDELTGLYNRRYFFQRGREEVNNAITHDVALLLLDIDFFKKVNDTFGHDIGDLVLQSVAHLLKSQATPHDILGRLGGEEFALLLPQTSLQDATYRAKTICEIIAQEKIPIQCSFIQITVSIGVATTSPQDLDIRELFKQADLALYKAKNSGRNCVVQLSRVESPD
- a CDS encoding response regulator — its product is MTKPIILCVDDEAVVLNSLKIQLRNAFQDTYLYEMAESANEALEIIEEYRSEGADVIVIVSDWLMPGIKGDEFLIQVHQKYPKVVKILLTGQADQSAIERAREEAELHSYLAKPWNSDDLIYAIQSGLSTRDN
- a CDS encoding ATP-binding protein, translated to MPKPVILCIDDDHTIVDSLRIQLKKSLNQDYFIETAESGTEALEVVTELLEDQHIIPLVICDYTMPDITGDKLLHKIHNLSPRTRKIMLTGQANLEGVAYAIQYANLYRYMSKPWETADLILTVQEALNRYWQDEKLIQQNQQLTKMNQTLEKLNTEQAYLIQKLQEKEKILTTTQVQLIQQEKMSSLGQLVAGVAHEINNPVASITGNLFYIKNYCSDLLALFKLYQNNYPQPIPEIQDYMEEIDLEYILQDLPELIHSMQQGAKLLEHISSSMRIFSRSDYKQQKIKFDINKGLESTLSILKNRIKGTPKRPEIIITQNLSEKASITCFPSQINQVFMNLLANAIDAFDERHQNRESDAIPTTPDEILITTTLHPDTNQLEIRIKDNAGGMPEEVQKKALEYLFTTKPLGKGTGIGLSIVKQIIEDNHNGHLDFVSSLGEGTEFIITLPIHADI
- a CDS encoding sensor histidine kinase codes for the protein MINTKTLQPRELNLPKFYSLLLLVLLTVVAYLGNGPLKINLFLSIDFIFASVAVWIVVWLYGVPIGGAVSFLTSLKTWVAWGHPYAVIIFTLETVVVGYFWRRNKQNLLTLTGLFWLLVGMPLVWVFYHIVMDLGTVSALMILFKQPLNGIFNALIAIFIISVIEALDKKKNWVRGGYSLSFQNVLFNLLFAFVVVPALLLITWTADNTYKSMQENVQDRIDTQKVVISNLIFDWYETKSGVLNAVWENIQNGDVSDLNSPYFADFKSIEVVNDGARGLNCETLPNIRFNPETSELFLKVGDNPLSANSCVVGLVEQETLGEQLNNVLASDAIQFILRKPTGEVIASYPEDETLVALDEGEIITLDSGLSQWLTKESLPIMTRNSRSFYFKTMQIGEDIPWTLFTFVPARSYIDVLQYQYVVSLGVLLGIFAIALLSSTLVSRTLVNPLSHLATETSNLPDKLASDQNFSLPDSPVVEIASLVTNFQDMADKLAQQFQDLRQVNKALGEQKEELSITLTNLQNTQAQLVQSEKMAALGQLVAGIAHEINTPLGAIRSSIENIDDFLKRHLLDIPQFFQNLSPDHQQQFLLLLERTNQQPFAITSKEKRKIRRQLMAQLEEHNIPNSDSIADTLVDIGIYDNIESLIKMLQDPKQDHLLEMSYQISSLQRSTQTIVTATERAAKVVFALKTYARHDYKGELLKANIIEGLDTVLTLYHNQLKHGVEVVQKYEEIPEILCYPDELNQVWTNLIHNALQAMEYKGILTLEVGVRDRHIQVNITDNGKGIPPEIQDKIFQPFFTTKSSGEGSGLGLDIVKKIIDKHQGMINVTSVPGNTTFQVMIPLDQGE